In Coriobacteriia bacterium, one genomic interval encodes:
- a CDS encoding ATP-binding cassette domain-containing protein has protein sequence MIRFDGVSYTYAQGSVDRRAVDDVSLTVDEGELVALVGANGSGKSTLARLGNGILLPTEGSVKVDGIDTRERSRARELHTRVGIVFQSPDDQIVSTSVEDDVAFGPENLCLPREEIRARVDQALATVGLTGLEQREPHLLSGGQKQRLALAGALALGPRYLILDEPTSMIDPQGRDDVLSIVDDLRESGHGILLVTHDLAEAYRADRVVVMARGAVAFSGAPSELYESIDADAVGIEVPSLIRLVNELRDAGVPVGEGQTTVPGVIEALCR, from the coding sequence GTGATCCGGTTCGACGGCGTTAGCTACACGTATGCTCAGGGGTCGGTGGATCGCCGTGCGGTCGACGACGTCTCGCTCACGGTGGACGAGGGCGAGCTGGTCGCGTTGGTCGGGGCCAATGGCTCAGGCAAGTCGACGCTCGCCCGGCTGGGGAACGGCATCCTTCTTCCCACCGAGGGATCGGTGAAGGTCGATGGCATCGACACGCGCGAGCGAAGTCGGGCGCGCGAGCTCCACACAAGGGTCGGGATCGTCTTCCAGAGTCCGGACGACCAGATCGTGTCGACCTCTGTTGAGGACGACGTGGCGTTCGGTCCGGAGAACCTTTGTCTGCCGCGAGAGGAGATCCGTGCTCGCGTCGATCAGGCGTTGGCGACTGTTGGCCTGACAGGGCTTGAGCAGCGTGAGCCGCACCTCTTGTCCGGCGGCCAGAAGCAGCGTCTGGCACTGGCGGGGGCACTGGCCCTCGGTCCACGCTACCTCATCCTCGATGAGCCGACCTCGATGATCGACCCGCAGGGTCGCGATGACGTACTGAGCATCGTGGACGACCTCAGAGAGTCGGGGCATGGCATTCTCCTTGTCACCCATGACCTGGCTGAGGCGTATCGTGCGGACCGCGTCGTCGTCATGGCGCGTGGGGCCGTTGCCTTCTCGGGGGCCCCGAGCGAGCTCTACGAGAGCATCGATGCGGATGCTGTCGGCATCGAGGTACCATCACTGATTCGCCTCGTCAATGAGCTCAGAGATGCCGGCGTGCCCGTCGGAGAGGGTCAGACGACCGTCCCGGGCGTGATCGAGGCGCTATGCCGCTGA